One genomic segment of Arenicella xantha includes these proteins:
- the lolA gene encoding outer membrane lipoprotein chaperone LolA produces MRIENMLNVRQVLVVPLVLAVGFGWSVVSLASEAMLRSFFADVDTLQADFTQRVTDESGMTLEFSSGVFSLSRPGRFRWDYKSDDPDLEQGMQIVSDGVAITFYEPDLATATIRSFDQAVQQVPTMALVQAGDRLDKLFTIVDYGLTDGLSWVALKPKDENAGYQELMIGFNAGKLNTIVLTDALGNETRLVLSKLQANRTLPTGTFKLDLSSDVDVVQ; encoded by the coding sequence ATGAGAATTGAAAACATGTTAAATGTTCGTCAAGTGTTAGTAGTGCCGCTGGTGTTGGCGGTAGGATTTGGGTGGTCTGTTGTGAGCTTGGCTTCTGAGGCAATGTTGCGAAGCTTCTTCGCTGATGTCGATACTCTGCAGGCTGATTTTACACAACGAGTCACGGATGAAAGTGGTATGACACTCGAGTTCAGTTCGGGTGTTTTTTCGTTATCGCGGCCAGGTCGGTTTCGTTGGGACTATAAAAGTGATGATCCAGACCTCGAGCAAGGCATGCAAATCGTTTCAGACGGTGTTGCGATCACGTTTTATGAGCCTGATTTGGCGACCGCAACGATTCGCAGTTTCGATCAAGCGGTCCAGCAAGTGCCGACCATGGCGTTAGTGCAAGCGGGCGATCGACTCGATAAGCTTTTCACTATTGTTGACTACGGTTTGACCGATGGCCTGAGTTGGGTTGCGCTTAAGCCGAAAGATGAAAATGCAGGTTATCAGGAGCTGATGATAGGATTTAACGCCGGCAAGCTAAATACCATTGTGCTGACCGATGCGTTAGGCAATGAAACACGCTTAGTGTTGTCGAAATTACAGGCAAATCGAACCTTGCCTACAGGCACTTTTAAGCTCGACCTGTCGAGTGATGTCGACGTCGTCCAGTAG
- the crcB gene encoding fluoride efflux transporter CrcB — translation MSTSSSRRLVANYMFYLAIMLAGGTGVLLRYLLTRLTVHLGWSALPFGTIIANLVGCFLIGYLSWVLVHRWPVSPETQVVLTTGFLGGFTTFSAFSLEALMMFEHGAEVKAFAYIALQVILGISMCLLGLMLAKHA, via the coding sequence ATGTCGACGTCGTCCAGTAGGCGTTTGGTCGCTAACTATATGTTTTATTTGGCAATAATGTTGGCCGGTGGTACTGGCGTTTTATTGCGATATTTGCTGACTCGGCTGACTGTTCATTTAGGATGGTCTGCGCTACCATTCGGCACAATTATTGCAAACCTCGTGGGATGCTTTTTAATCGGTTACTTATCTTGGGTGTTGGTGCACCGTTGGCCGGTTTCGCCTGAGACGCAAGTCGTTTTAACTACTGGTTTTCTTGGTGGGTTCACAACCTTTTCAGCTTTCTCTTTAGAGGCTTTGATGATGTTTGAGCACGGGGCTGAAGTTAAAGCATTTGCTTATATTGCGCTTCAAGTTATTCTCGGAATTTCAATGTGTTTGCTGGGTTTGATGCTGGCAAAACACGCCTAA
- the serS gene encoding serine--tRNA ligase, whose amino-acid sequence MIDPQLLRTDIHSVASALKLKGHDLDVEAYQALEAQRKSLQVEAEELQAKRNARSKEIGKVKAQGGDVSAIMADVSSFAERMKQAQSELDDVKEQLLAITDVMPNIPHESVPAGRSEDDNVEISRWGTVPTFDFDVKDHVDLGEALEALDFETATKIAGPRFVVMRGQLARMNRALIQYMLDTHTTQHGYQEVYVPYLANQQSLMGTGQFSKFGDHDLFATQAEDGYYLIPTAEVPVTNIVRDEILNAEQLPMKMVAHTPCFRREAGSYGRDTRGMIRQHQFEKVELVQIVKPEDSYAALEQLTGHAEAILQGLELPYRKVILCGGDLGFSAAKTYDLEVWLPGQDAYREISSCSNFESFQARRLVARYRVEEKKTELVHTLNGSGLAVGRTLLAIMENYQQADGSIVVPEVLRTYMGGLERIA is encoded by the coding sequence ATGATAGATCCACAATTATTGCGTACCGATATTCACTCAGTGGCAAGTGCCTTAAAGCTAAAGGGGCACGACCTAGATGTTGAGGCATACCAAGCGTTGGAAGCTCAGCGTAAGTCACTTCAAGTAGAAGCTGAGGAGCTGCAGGCGAAGCGTAATGCTCGCTCTAAAGAGATCGGCAAGGTTAAGGCGCAGGGCGGTGATGTCTCCGCCATTATGGCCGATGTGAGTTCGTTCGCTGAGCGCATGAAGCAAGCGCAGTCGGAGTTGGATGACGTTAAAGAACAACTCTTGGCGATTACCGATGTTATGCCGAATATTCCGCATGAGTCGGTGCCGGCCGGACGATCAGAAGATGATAATGTCGAGATTTCGCGTTGGGGCACCGTGCCAACGTTTGATTTTGACGTTAAAGATCATGTCGATTTAGGTGAGGCGCTTGAGGCCTTAGATTTTGAAACGGCTACCAAAATAGCGGGGCCGCGATTTGTGGTAATGCGGGGGCAGCTCGCGCGCATGAATCGTGCTCTAATTCAATATATGTTGGATACGCACACAACCCAACATGGATACCAAGAGGTCTATGTTCCGTATCTTGCTAATCAACAAAGCTTGATGGGGACTGGCCAGTTTTCCAAGTTCGGTGATCATGATTTATTTGCTACCCAAGCGGAAGATGGCTATTACCTGATTCCAACGGCCGAGGTGCCTGTCACCAATATTGTTCGCGATGAAATCTTAAATGCTGAGCAACTACCAATGAAAATGGTTGCGCATACACCGTGTTTCCGTCGAGAGGCAGGCAGTTATGGTCGCGATACGCGCGGCATGATTCGTCAGCACCAGTTCGAAAAAGTTGAGCTGGTTCAAATAGTTAAGCCAGAGGATTCTTATGCTGCGCTGGAACAGTTGACCGGCCATGCAGAAGCTATTTTGCAAGGCTTGGAGTTACCGTACCGTAAAGTAATTTTGTGTGGTGGCGATTTGGGTTTTTCAGCAGCCAAAACTTATGATTTGGAGGTCTGGTTGCCAGGTCAAGATGCTTATCGTGAGATTTCAAGTTGCAGTAATTTTGAGAGTTTTCAAGCTCGACGATTGGTTGCTCGTTATCGAGTTGAAGAAAAGAAGACTGAATTAGTGCACACATTGAATGGCTCGGGTTTAGCAGTCGGTCGTACCTTATTAGCAATTATGGAAAATTATCAACAAGCCGATGGGTCTATTGTGGTTCCAGAGGTGTTGCGTACTTACATGGGCGGGTTGGAGCGTATTGCCTAA
- a CDS encoding outer membrane beta-barrel protein, with translation MISNNVFNGASEMTLLKLKVASTMIINRVTCATLLSVGIGLTGVSAASAQVASKGLTPAANTYRSYQNASIVRDSGLSQPLDLLNDFYPAVAVTVSDHDNVRRRPDFQEEDLKITVDPSLAYRTNIGRHQFYAAYNGTFTFHQDIEQEDAESNGLFAKAGLDLSRRWDLDLFGGFGESFEERGLSGGRDFFLFDADSLNAGPEELEYKSFGADLAYGRKLGVLKGVLGFERVETTFDSDDQLLRQSARERDRESDSVHLDVDWQFGARTSLFGRVQYTETDYISILNTLDSEQTDYLIGLRWKPSSALSGVLGVGQSEKDFVDPNVEDYDSDTYYANLNYSLSAFSNIQLAASRQVEEPGDAQSSYYETDFVGVGWTHSLSPRWVVDVYSKWGDDDYNTGRKDNFTDWGIGVDYLWRSWLTAGLYYGEIERESNLSDVDYQDAYFGLRLKSDLRSWFGGSKQREIEPASFDYPKKTGPSQ, from the coding sequence ATGATTAGTAATAATGTTTTTAATGGCGCATCTGAGATGACCCTGCTCAAACTAAAAGTAGCTTCTACTATGATAATTAATCGAGTCACCTGCGCCACGCTGCTAAGTGTTGGAATTGGGTTAACTGGGGTATCTGCGGCGTCGGCACAAGTAGCGTCAAAAGGTTTAACGCCGGCGGCGAATACGTACCGTTCGTATCAAAATGCATCGATCGTTCGTGATAGTGGTTTGAGCCAACCGTTAGATTTGCTGAATGACTTTTATCCGGCGGTTGCGGTAACGGTATCGGATCATGACAACGTTCGGCGTCGACCTGACTTTCAGGAAGAAGATCTTAAGATCACGGTAGATCCGAGTTTGGCCTACAGAACCAATATCGGACGCCACCAGTTTTACGCTGCCTACAATGGTACGTTTACTTTTCATCAAGACATCGAACAAGAAGATGCTGAATCGAATGGCCTGTTTGCGAAAGCTGGTTTGGATTTAAGCCGCCGCTGGGACCTGGATTTATTCGGTGGTTTCGGAGAATCTTTTGAGGAGCGTGGACTATCCGGTGGTCGTGATTTCTTTCTATTTGATGCTGACAGTTTAAATGCTGGCCCAGAGGAGTTGGAATATAAATCCTTTGGCGCGGACTTGGCCTACGGTCGTAAGCTTGGAGTATTAAAAGGCGTGTTAGGGTTTGAGCGTGTCGAAACAACCTTTGATAGCGACGATCAATTGCTTCGTCAAAGTGCGCGAGAGCGTGATCGCGAAAGTGATTCCGTGCACCTCGACGTTGATTGGCAATTCGGTGCTCGAACTTCATTGTTTGGTCGCGTGCAATACACTGAAACGGACTACATTAGTATTTTAAACACGCTTGATAGTGAGCAAACTGATTACCTTATTGGGTTACGTTGGAAGCCATCGAGTGCGTTAAGTGGTGTGCTTGGTGTCGGTCAATCAGAAAAAGATTTCGTTGATCCTAATGTTGAGGATTACGATAGCGACACCTATTATGCCAACCTGAATTATTCTCTGAGTGCGTTTTCGAATATTCAGTTAGCGGCATCTCGACAAGTCGAAGAGCCGGGTGACGCTCAGTCAAGTTACTACGAAACTGACTTTGTTGGTGTCGGCTGGACGCATAGTCTCTCACCTCGTTGGGTTGTTGATGTCTATTCAAAATGGGGCGACGACGACTACAATACCGGTCGTAAAGATAATTTTACCGATTGGGGTATTGGCGTTGACTACCTCTGGCGTAGCTGGTTAACCGCCGGTTTGTACTACGGTGAAATCGAGCGTGAGTCAAATTTGTCTGATGTGGATTATCAAGACGCCTATTTCGGATTGCGCTTGAAGTCAGACTTGCGGTCGTGGTTCGGTGGCTCAAAACAACGAGAGATCGAGCCCGCCTCGTTTGATTACCCCAAAAAAACTGGCCCGAGTCAGTAA
- a CDS encoding polysaccharide biosynthesis/export family protein codes for MYRYPVFQVVQSPTLQPVLRATVLYIARLFLALGILALMPAQAHAQQAPEIKQIELLSVYLTKPYQKIADVPASAKQVLVSAGRKWSSIQFTEPTVPGWISEDYVRTEGNVATVAADILNVRLRPSSQSRVMYQLENGYQSSILGRYAGFLQVLLPADFTVAVREGQASDAESGETVKANASNVINRTQADLSNTAKSPASKPTFNAGSHRIAPGDAISLLVFGEPDLSIQNVRVPQNGQVSFPLVGPVTVAGKTTAMIESEMEKLLEQGYVKNPRLSVTIFSYRPIFIRGSVNSTGAFPYTEGLTVAKAIALAGGSKAAAKQNGVSILRDGATIVEDLAIDSTFEVASGDVISVTEEYGQAGESFIYIHGEVQQPGEYIYRRGLTVEKAIVLASGFSLRASKRKVSITRYAGTEENEKPTEMKRVELFTPVEPGDVINVGASWF; via the coding sequence ATGTATAGGTATCCAGTGTTTCAAGTGGTGCAATCTCCAACTCTTCAACCTGTCTTACGTGCGACGGTGCTTTATATAGCTCGGCTGTTTTTAGCGCTTGGTATATTGGCGCTGATGCCAGCGCAGGCGCACGCTCAACAAGCACCTGAGATTAAACAGATCGAACTGTTGTCCGTTTATCTGACCAAGCCGTATCAAAAAATTGCTGATGTGCCCGCGAGTGCTAAGCAAGTGTTAGTGTCCGCGGGGCGTAAATGGAGCTCGATACAATTCACTGAACCGACAGTGCCTGGCTGGATTAGCGAAGACTATGTCCGTACTGAGGGCAATGTCGCCACGGTGGCTGCAGACATTTTAAATGTGAGGCTCCGGCCTAGTTCGCAGTCACGGGTTATGTATCAGCTTGAAAATGGCTACCAAAGTAGCATTCTCGGAAGATACGCAGGCTTTCTGCAAGTATTGTTGCCCGCCGATTTTACGGTGGCCGTTCGAGAAGGACAGGCGAGTGATGCTGAGTCAGGCGAAACAGTAAAGGCGAATGCGTCGAACGTTATTAACCGTACTCAAGCTGACTTGTCGAACACCGCCAAATCGCCTGCGAGTAAGCCTACCTTCAATGCGGGTTCACACCGAATTGCGCCAGGCGATGCAATTTCGCTATTGGTGTTTGGTGAACCCGATTTAAGTATTCAAAATGTGCGTGTTCCGCAAAATGGTCAAGTCTCGTTTCCGTTGGTCGGGCCAGTGACTGTTGCCGGTAAAACCACGGCGATGATTGAATCCGAAATGGAGAAATTATTAGAGCAGGGCTACGTTAAAAACCCTCGATTGTCAGTCACAATTTTTAGCTATAGGCCTATTTTTATCCGCGGTAGCGTTAACTCTACCGGCGCGTTTCCATACACCGAAGGGTTGACTGTCGCTAAGGCTATTGCGTTGGCTGGTGGCAGTAAGGCCGCCGCTAAGCAAAATGGAGTTAGTATTCTCCGTGATGGCGCCACCATCGTCGAGGATCTAGCCATTGACAGCACATTTGAAGTTGCGTCTGGAGACGTAATAAGTGTGACAGAAGAGTATGGCCAAGCTGGTGAATCATTTATCTATATTCACGGTGAGGTACAACAGCCTGGTGAATATATCTATCGCCGCGGTTTGACGGTTGAGAAAGCCATTGTATTAGCCAGTGGCTTTAGTTTGCGGGCGTCGAAACGTAAAGTATCGATTACTCGTTATGCTGGGACGGAAGAAAATGAAAAGCCCACCGAAATGAAACGAGTTGAGCTATTTACCCCGGTCGAGCCTGGTGATGTGATCAACGTGGGCGCAAGTTGGTTCTAA
- a CDS encoding GumC family protein, whose amino-acid sequence MNSNVSANLSAEDTVKEFFGGGAGAATTSDSDALSVSLANLWQTIHENRWGIILFMIAGCLAGVFKAVSETPVYQARLTMAVEPSSSRGGQSNVFDPFAYRFYETQYELLKSRSVAERVVDQLQLVERESVQSLLLSPSIFRSLTREFTRLTGISLVDEPKVPQTKIDLTAKEKEQKRRWLTGIIQSGVSVSGGEKTNLVQVSFRSINPDFAAEIANELVSAYIDLGLDSQLSRSQQTTQWLSQRIDGLKVSLDQAQSNLQRFLVEENLLDSSRSAQITTSELQTLNAEYNGARAKLDELAKRYGARHPKITEARAEMLAAKQRLDSKSRSISSSREKQVELARLERDVQVNQELYEAFLAKFKEADISASGSQVASARIVDRALPPSGPIYPQKNRIIVMWTLGGLMFGIMLAFLRQQLDSTFKTGRMLEEKLGLPLFGILQSLGKDTKAVERHYLDNKRSVFSESINHIRTGITYSNVDNPPHVMVVTSSVQSEGKTTLASNLALSYAQQGKTLLIDADLRRPRIKHIIETDTPYGLVDYVAGMVELSDCIRQDKDEKNLFILNSGTTPPNPLELLASDRFRQILQDLRGRFEHIIIDTAPVLPASDAVVLGRLSDALLMVVQSDKTTFHMARDAVKRLNASRVPVAGLILTQANIKKAHSSYYGGYYGYGAYAYVEDSAAKES is encoded by the coding sequence TTGAATAGTAACGTTAGCGCTAATCTGTCTGCTGAAGACACGGTAAAAGAATTTTTTGGTGGTGGTGCTGGAGCTGCGACGACCTCCGATTCAGATGCTTTATCTGTATCGCTGGCTAATTTGTGGCAGACGATTCATGAGAATCGTTGGGGAATTATCCTGTTTATGATCGCCGGCTGTCTGGCCGGTGTATTTAAGGCGGTATCAGAAACCCCAGTATATCAAGCACGCCTGACGATGGCGGTTGAGCCGAGTTCGTCTAGAGGCGGTCAAAGCAATGTGTTTGACCCGTTTGCATATCGTTTTTACGAGACCCAATACGAATTATTAAAAAGTCGTTCGGTGGCCGAGCGAGTGGTTGATCAGTTACAGTTGGTCGAGCGTGAGTCGGTACAATCTTTATTGCTATCGCCCAGTATTTTTCGCTCACTGACACGTGAGTTTACGCGCTTGACTGGTATTTCTTTAGTGGATGAGCCGAAAGTTCCTCAGACTAAAATTGACTTAACGGCTAAAGAGAAAGAACAGAAGCGTCGCTGGTTGACCGGTATCATTCAGTCTGGGGTTAGTGTTAGTGGTGGCGAAAAAACTAATTTGGTGCAGGTGTCGTTTAGATCGATCAATCCTGATTTTGCGGCTGAAATAGCCAATGAGCTAGTCAGTGCCTACATCGATCTAGGTTTAGATTCACAGTTAAGCCGGTCTCAGCAAACCACGCAATGGTTATCGCAGAGGATTGATGGTTTAAAGGTAAGTCTGGATCAGGCTCAGTCTAATTTGCAGCGCTTTTTAGTTGAAGAAAACTTGCTCGATTCCAGCCGTAGCGCTCAAATTACCACCTCTGAACTACAAACGCTAAATGCCGAATACAATGGTGCACGCGCCAAGCTAGATGAACTTGCTAAGCGGTATGGCGCGCGTCATCCCAAAATCACTGAAGCGCGCGCAGAGATGTTAGCGGCTAAACAGCGCCTCGATAGTAAATCTCGGTCTATTTCCTCCAGTCGAGAGAAACAGGTTGAGCTGGCTCGTTTAGAGCGAGATGTGCAGGTCAACCAAGAGTTGTATGAAGCGTTTTTAGCAAAATTTAAGGAAGCTGATATTTCAGCTTCTGGTTCACAGGTCGCCAGTGCCCGTATTGTCGATCGAGCATTGCCGCCAAGTGGGCCGATTTACCCACAGAAAAACCGAATTATTGTGATGTGGACTCTCGGTGGCCTGATGTTCGGTATTATGTTGGCCTTTTTAAGGCAGCAGTTGGATTCGACGTTCAAGACCGGTCGAATGCTTGAGGAAAAATTGGGGCTTCCTTTGTTTGGAATTCTGCAGTCATTAGGTAAGGATACCAAAGCAGTAGAGCGCCACTATCTGGACAACAAACGATCCGTTTTCTCAGAATCGATCAACCACATACGCACCGGGATAACTTACAGTAACGTCGATAACCCGCCGCATGTAATGGTGGTTACTTCGTCGGTGCAGAGTGAGGGTAAAACAACCTTGGCGTCGAATCTTGCCTTATCTTATGCGCAACAAGGAAAAACCTTGCTAATTGATGCCGATTTACGACGCCCTAGGATCAAGCATATTATCGAGACCGATACGCCTTATGGCTTGGTCGACTATGTCGCAGGCATGGTCGAGTTGTCAGACTGTATTCGACAAGATAAAGACGAAAAAAATCTGTTTATTTTGAATTCGGGCACGACTCCTCCGAACCCATTAGAACTTCTTGCTAGCGATCGGTTTCGTCAAATACTGCAAGACTTGCGGGGGCGGTTTGAGCACATCATTATAGATACAGCGCCAGTACTGCCAGCTAGTGATGCCGTAGTATTGGGTCGCTTAAGCGACGCATTATTAATGGTCGTGCAATCTGATAAGACTACTTTTCACATGGCACGCGATGCAGTTAAGCGGTTGAATGCAAGTCGGGTTCCGGTGGCTGGGCTAATACTGACTCAAGCTAATATTAAAAAGGCTCATTCGTCTTATTATGGTGGTTATTACGGCTACGGTGCTTATGCATACGTCGAAGATTCCGCTGCAAAAGAGAGTTAA
- a CDS encoding O-antigen ligase family protein has translation MQKSAYGKLSIWSKALNAGVWFGYLAMLLTASFIQDFFDSTSWMAFSAAFYLICMLQLMLILLGLQHNRRALLAAKYMLAVLVLSYLWLWLQTWVPYSTYAQELLFGIDSSLTSSVSWFAPDLTWSVVPEQTQLLLMSELLVGSFFLLTLSLLTTQRRLNQLLMTLALAVLIHATVGIVAKYSDVFLMDTAQIDGHYSAARAWFINRNHFASFISLSMCGALALQYKLWMSSSDSRIGLVLLRQLASGQWLSLLCLVLGLVALLLSQSRAGFFGFCLAFTLVLMVSGGFKTILAQHKKALIGVFIGIGILTFYFGFELLSRVDFRVLSLGERGEQWATTLAVIKHEWLLGYGGNSYATVFQMVRGNEELRPLIYNQAHNEFLHIWLEQGLVGLILWSSVIALLLIRALHLLRIATSPVIRSAVIAGLVVVVAALMQSFFDFNLQILSIRLYFFVIMAMVFAAPSIKYRSSRKKRVRTEPRD, from the coding sequence ATGCAAAAGTCAGCGTACGGGAAACTAAGTATCTGGTCTAAAGCCCTTAATGCCGGGGTTTGGTTTGGCTATTTAGCCATGTTGTTGACTGCGTCATTTATCCAAGACTTTTTTGATTCTACGTCTTGGATGGCTTTCAGTGCCGCCTTCTATCTGATTTGTATGCTCCAATTGATGCTGATATTGCTCGGGCTGCAACATAACCGTCGAGCGTTGCTTGCTGCTAAGTACATGCTTGCGGTGCTTGTGCTTTCGTATTTGTGGCTGTGGCTACAGACATGGGTGCCTTACAGTACTTACGCGCAAGAGCTTTTGTTTGGTATAGATAGCTCCTTAACTAGCAGTGTGTCCTGGTTTGCGCCAGACCTTACCTGGAGCGTTGTTCCTGAACAAACTCAATTGTTGTTGATGAGTGAACTGCTAGTTGGCAGTTTTTTCCTGCTTACACTTAGCTTGCTCACGACTCAGCGGCGGCTAAATCAGTTGCTAATGACATTGGCGCTGGCCGTGCTTATACACGCTACGGTGGGTATCGTGGCAAAATATAGTGATGTGTTTTTAATGGATACGGCACAGATCGACGGTCATTACAGCGCGGCTCGTGCATGGTTTATTAATCGCAATCATTTTGCCAGTTTCATTAGCTTAAGCATGTGCGGGGCACTCGCTTTGCAATACAAACTGTGGATGTCATCGAGCGATAGCCGTATTGGATTGGTGTTGTTGAGACAGCTTGCCTCGGGTCAGTGGCTTTCGCTGCTGTGTCTGGTCCTTGGATTGGTCGCACTTTTATTGTCGCAATCGAGGGCGGGGTTCTTTGGGTTTTGCCTTGCGTTTACGTTAGTGCTAATGGTCTCGGGTGGTTTTAAAACCATACTCGCACAACATAAAAAGGCGCTTATTGGCGTGTTTATCGGAATCGGAATACTCACTTTCTATTTTGGCTTTGAGTTGTTATCTCGCGTTGATTTTCGTGTTCTTTCTTTAGGTGAGCGTGGTGAGCAATGGGCTACCACATTGGCTGTTATTAAGCATGAGTGGCTGCTTGGATATGGTGGAAATAGTTACGCTACGGTATTTCAAATGGTTAGGGGTAATGAAGAGTTGCGACCGCTAATTTATAACCAAGCACATAATGAATTTTTGCATATTTGGCTTGAGCAAGGGTTGGTAGGTTTGATCCTGTGGAGTTCGGTGATCGCACTCTTGCTAATTCGAGCTCTGCATTTGCTTAGAATAGCCACGAGTCCAGTGATTCGCAGTGCGGTGATTGCGGGCTTGGTGGTGGTGGTTGCGGCACTAATGCAATCATTCTTTGACTTCAATTTACAGATACTCTCCATCAGACTGTACTTCTTTGTAATAATGGCCATGGTGTTTGCTGCACCATCGATAAAATATCGATCGTCTCGGAAAAAACGAGTACGAACGGAGCCACGTGACTGA
- a CDS encoding NAD-dependent epimerase/dehydratase family protein, whose protein sequence is MMTKKILVTGGAGFLGSHLCERLLDAGHEVLCADNYYTGNKSNILHLMENPRFELMRHDVTFPLYVEVDEIYNLACPASPIHYQHDPVQTTKTSVHGAINMLGLAKRVGAKILQASTSEVYGDPSIHPQVESYWGNVNPIGIRSCYDEGKRCAETLFFDYHRQHQLRIKVMRIFNTYGPRMHPDDGRVVSNFIVQALKGEPITIYGDGSQTRSFCYVDDLVEGMIRLMATGDEVTGPINIGNPNEFTIMELAKAVIAETGTESKIIQLDLPSDDPKQRKPDISLAESVLGWAPTVELEAGLQHTVAYFRSLLNA, encoded by the coding sequence ATTATGACAAAAAAAATACTTGTTACTGGCGGAGCCGGATTCCTTGGCTCACATTTATGTGAGCGGTTATTGGATGCCGGCCATGAGGTCTTGTGCGCAGATAACTATTACACAGGCAACAAGAGCAATATATTGCACTTAATGGAGAATCCTCGTTTCGAGTTGATGCGGCACGACGTAACCTTTCCGCTGTATGTGGAGGTTGATGAAATCTATAATCTAGCGTGTCCTGCGTCACCGATTCACTATCAGCATGACCCTGTCCAAACCACCAAGACCAGTGTGCATGGGGCGATCAATATGTTGGGCTTGGCCAAACGCGTAGGTGCTAAAATATTGCAAGCGTCTACCAGTGAGGTATATGGCGACCCTAGTATTCATCCGCAAGTAGAGTCTTATTGGGGCAATGTTAATCCCATCGGCATACGCTCTTGTTACGACGAAGGCAAACGCTGCGCCGAGACCTTATTCTTCGATTATCATCGTCAGCATCAATTACGTATAAAAGTGATGCGTATTTTCAATACTTATGGCCCTCGAATGCATCCTGATGATGGGCGAGTCGTATCTAATTTTATTGTGCAGGCATTAAAAGGTGAACCGATTACGATTTACGGCGATGGGTCTCAGACTCGGTCATTTTGTTACGTCGATGATTTAGTTGAGGGCATGATTCGGTTGATGGCAACGGGTGACGAAGTTACTGGCCCGATTAATATTGGTAACCCCAACGAATTTACTATTATGGAGCTTGCTAAAGCGGTTATTGCCGAGACCGGTACAGAGTCTAAGATTATTCAACTCGATTTGCCAAGCGACGACCCTAAGCAACGTAAGCCAGATATTTCACTCGCTGAGTCAGTTTTAGGGTGGGCTCCAACAGTAGAATTGGAAGCCGGCCTACAACACACTGTGGCCTATTTCCGATCACTGCTTAATGCTTAA
- a CDS encoding glycosyltransferase family 4 protein has protein sequence MAGQPCDVQLLRCFRSDFRISMDVYADSLGDALLSLGHRVDHFVPSSRLERFSNNRLLMRYLRYVHYPRSIASVSDESPAIQHVVDHGYAHLLPRLSAAVRVCNVHDLIPMLQWKGAIEESLSLQQATSVNPRRARKPVLNLHSLSFLRRYDHLITISESSAIDIQKHLAIPASKISVIPPVLSPEFQPAGGSEIDRIRKKYGLAKDRKWVMLSGREFYKNHPTALAAIKQLKARTQAPISIIKTGWQSEEFSQQLSQAGLTDCTHSVHIAKGDMAGIYSAVDCLLFPSLYEGFGMPVAEALACGTPAVVSNRASLPEVAKPLLHGVDAFDIGAMVDALEQALFDLPFRDTIAQQGPIEMQRYAPANIGGAVSRLYRQLLDAKRASAI, from the coding sequence ATGGCTGGTCAGCCCTGTGACGTGCAATTATTGCGTTGTTTTCGAAGTGACTTTCGTATCAGCATGGACGTCTATGCGGACTCTTTGGGGGATGCCTTACTATCGTTAGGGCATCGTGTTGATCATTTTGTGCCGAGCTCTCGACTAGAGCGGTTTTCTAACAATCGACTGCTGATGCGTTACTTGCGCTACGTTCACTATCCGCGGAGTATTGCCTCGGTGAGCGACGAATCCCCGGCGATTCAACACGTGGTTGATCATGGCTACGCCCATCTCTTACCGCGACTTAGTGCTGCTGTAAGAGTTTGCAACGTGCATGACCTTATCCCGATGTTGCAGTGGAAGGGGGCAATTGAGGAAAGCTTGTCACTTCAGCAGGCAACCTCAGTGAATCCGCGTCGAGCTCGAAAACCAGTGTTAAACCTACACTCCTTATCGTTTTTGCGGCGCTATGATCACCTCATAACGATTAGTGAGAGCTCGGCCATAGATATTCAAAAACATTTGGCTATACCCGCATCTAAAATATCAGTCATTCCTCCGGTTTTGAGCCCAGAGTTTCAACCCGCAGGTGGATCGGAAATTGACCGTATTCGCAAAAAGTATGGTTTAGCAAAAGATCGCAAATGGGTAATGTTGAGTGGTCGTGAGTTTTACAAAAATCATCCAACAGCATTGGCTGCGATAAAACAACTAAAGGCTCGTACTCAGGCACCCATTTCTATAATCAAGACCGGATGGCAGTCTGAAGAGTTTTCGCAACAGCTTAGTCAGGCTGGCCTTACTGATTGTACGCATTCGGTGCACATCGCTAAGGGCGATATGGCTGGGATCTATAGCGCGGTTGATTGCCTGCTGTTCCCATCATTATATGAGGGCTTTGGTATGCCGGTGGCCGAGGCGCTGGCCTGCGGGACCCCTGCGGTTGTTTCAAATCGCGCATCATTGCCTGAAGTTGCTAAGCCCTTACTTCACGGCGTAGATGCATTTGATATCGGTGCAATGGTTGATGCTTTGGAGCAAGCACTGTTTGATTTGCCGTTTAGAGATACGATTGCGCAGCAAGGCCCAATTGAGATGCAACGTTATGCGCCAGCTAATATTGGTGGTGCGGTTAGCCGCTTGTACAGACAGCTGCTTGACGCTAAACGGGCCTCAGCAATCTAG